One window from the genome of Lentibacillus daqui encodes:
- a CDS encoding ABC transporter ATP-binding protein, producing the protein MLKLTNVGKVYEGKVAYRALTDINLEIEKGEFVAIMGPSGSGKTTLLNIISTIDAPTTGDVAIEGKNPHTLKKNALAKFRRQELGFVFQDFNLLHTLTVEENIVLPLTLDGKPVKEMKEKAQQIADVLGITSIMGKRTYEISGGQAQRVAVARAMIHEPKLLLADEPTGNLDSKASKDVMEMLVSINKQEKTSLLMVTHDPQAASYSDRVIFIRDGKLHSEIHRGDSRQAFFQKIIDMLSLMGGDDNDFSSVRV; encoded by the coding sequence TTTGGAAATTGAAAAGGGGGAATTTGTCGCAATTATGGGGCCGTCTGGCAGTGGGAAAACGACATTGCTCAATATTATTTCCACAATTGATGCCCCAACAACCGGAGACGTGGCAATCGAAGGGAAAAACCCGCACACGCTCAAAAAAAATGCACTCGCCAAATTTCGCCGGCAGGAACTTGGGTTTGTGTTTCAGGATTTTAACTTACTGCACACGTTGACCGTGGAGGAAAATATCGTTTTGCCGTTAACGTTAGACGGGAAACCAGTAAAGGAAATGAAGGAGAAAGCCCAACAAATTGCCGATGTATTAGGGATTACTTCCATTATGGGAAAGCGGACATACGAAATTTCTGGCGGTCAGGCACAGCGGGTTGCCGTTGCACGGGCTATGATTCATGAACCAAAGTTGTTACTTGCGGATGAACCGACTGGAAACCTTGATTCAAAGGCGTCCAAAGATGTGATGGAAATGCTTGTGTCCATTAATAAACAGGAAAAAACAAGTTTATTGATGGTGACACACGACCCACAGGCAGCCAGTTATTCAGATCGTGTCATATTTATTCGGGATGGCAAGCTGCATTCCGAAATCCACCGCGGGGACAGCAGGCAGGCATTCTTCCAGAAAATCATTGATATGCTTTCCTTGATGGGAGGGGATGACAATGACTTTTCGTCAGTTCGCGTTTAA
- the bcp gene encoding thioredoxin-dependent thiol peroxidase, which translates to MSVEVGKTAPDFTLPNQNGEQVSLKDFRGKYVVLYFYPKDMTPGCTTEACDFRDQHESFGELDAVIIGVSPDPVDRHQKFIDKHDLPFQLLADEDHQVAEEYGVWKLKKNFGKESYGLERSTFIIDKEGKVQKEFRKVQVKGHVDEALQFIRDNQE; encoded by the coding sequence ATGTCTGTTGAAGTAGGAAAAACAGCACCAGATTTCACATTACCAAATCAAAACGGTGAGCAGGTAAGCTTGAAGGATTTCCGTGGAAAATATGTTGTTCTTTATTTTTATCCGAAAGATATGACTCCCGGCTGTACAACGGAGGCCTGTGACTTCCGCGATCAGCATGAAAGCTTTGGTGAACTTGATGCCGTTATTATCGGGGTGAGCCCAGACCCAGTCGATCGTCATCAGAAATTCATTGACAAACACGATTTACCGTTTCAACTTTTGGCCGATGAAGATCATCAGGTTGCTGAAGAATATGGCGTGTGGAAATTGAAGAAGAACTTTGGCAAGGAGAGTTACGGACTGGAGCGTTCGACGTTTATTATTGATAAGGAAGGCAAGGTACAAAAAGAATTCCGCAAAGTTCAGGTCAAGGGTCACGTGGACGAAGCATTGCAATTCATTCGCGACAATCAGGAATAG
- the perR gene encoding peroxide-responsive transcriptional repressor PerR, translating to MSEQRLREAISTLKESGVRITPQRHAVLEYLLNSSTHPTADDIYKALEGKFPNMSVATVYNNLRVLREIGLVRELTYGDSSSRFDCNTTQHYHIICEECGKIVDFHYPSLDEVESLAEQVTGFKVSHHRLEVYGKCEDCQGLETQKH from the coding sequence ATGTCTGAACAAAGATTGCGTGAAGCGATTAGTACTTTAAAAGAATCAGGCGTAAGGATCACACCACAACGTCATGCGGTTCTTGAATATTTGCTTAATTCCAGTACTCACCCAACAGCAGATGATATCTATAAGGCACTTGAAGGGAAGTTTCCCAATATGAGTGTTGCCACCGTCTATAATAATTTACGTGTATTAAGGGAAATTGGCTTGGTGCGTGAATTGACATATGGCGATTCATCCAGCCGTTTTGATTGTAACACAACGCAACACTATCATATTATTTGTGAAGAATGTGGGAAGATTGTTGATTTCCATTATCCAAGCCTGGATGAGGTGGAGTCACTTGCCGAACAGGTGACAGGATTTAAAGTTAGTCATCACCGGTTGGAAGTTTACGGGAAATGCGAAGACTGTCAGGGACTTGAAACACAAAAGCACTAA
- a CDS encoding D-2-hydroxyacid dehydrogenase, translated as MTILFSSQPSSKHRERLMKQFPEQSFTFCNTMDEAISYLPEAEVLVTYGGDLTADLLEQATQLKWMMILSAGMDKMPLKAIEKRDILVTNVRGIHQTPMAEYAIAMLLQVFRQSKTIIKNETNHVWDKQIHIVELNGKTMLIVGAGAIGQEVARLAKAFRMQTIGVSKSGKTVEHFDENHPNHELEKLLPKADVVVSVLPSTPETSYFYTEKHFQLMPEHAVFLNMGRGDVVASDVLLQAVRNREIAHAVLDVQEQEPLPDNSPFWEEERITITPHISGLSPHYVTRALEIFSKNLSIYLENRTDFINQIDVSRGY; from the coding sequence GTGACTATTCTTTTTTCTTCACAACCATCAAGCAAACACCGGGAAAGACTAATGAAGCAGTTTCCGGAACAATCATTTACGTTTTGTAACACAATGGATGAAGCTATTTCCTATTTGCCGGAAGCTGAGGTGCTGGTAACTTACGGAGGGGATTTGACAGCTGATTTGCTTGAACAGGCAACACAGTTAAAATGGATGATGATCCTATCCGCGGGAATGGATAAAATGCCGTTAAAAGCAATTGAAAAACGGGATATTCTTGTTACCAATGTACGGGGCATCCATCAAACACCAATGGCTGAGTATGCCATAGCGATGCTTTTGCAAGTATTTCGCCAGAGCAAAACAATTATTAAAAATGAGACAAACCATGTTTGGGATAAGCAGATACACATCGTGGAACTAAACGGGAAAACGATGCTTATTGTGGGTGCAGGGGCAATCGGACAAGAAGTTGCACGTCTGGCCAAGGCATTCCGGATGCAGACAATCGGTGTATCGAAAAGTGGGAAAACAGTTGAACATTTTGATGAAAATCATCCGAATCATGAGTTGGAAAAATTGCTGCCAAAAGCAGATGTTGTCGTGTCAGTCCTGCCAAGCACACCGGAAACAAGCTATTTTTATACGGAAAAACACTTTCAGCTTATGCCCGAACATGCCGTTTTTTTAAACATGGGACGCGGGGATGTGGTAGCAAGTGATGTACTATTACAGGCTGTCCGTAATAGGGAAATTGCCCATGCTGTTTTGGATGTCCAGGAACAAGAACCGCTTCCAGATAACAGTCCATTTTGGGAGGAAGAGCGTATTACAATTACGCCACATATATCAGGTTTATCACCACATTATGTCACCAGGGCATTAGAGATTTTCAGTAAAAACTTATCGATTTACCTGGAGAATCGGACTGACTTCATCAACCAAATTGATGTATCAAGGGGGTATTAA
- a CDS encoding sugar transferase: protein MELREDTRTYTVRRITAYSGVKRGIDMMVSLLVLLLSAPVILIIYMILRKKEGTPCLLREERVGKDNRIFTMWSFRTTTVPSRVIRGFPPYAFANSWTEGVPDSFIRQADTGIRVTKIGAFLYKYKLDKLPQFMNILKGDMSLVGPQPEIPELADYYNVVQQKRLQIRPGMTGYAQANGLVTEEKHGRKIAYDLYYLRNYSFWFDIKIIWYSLFRRALN from the coding sequence ATGGAACTAAGAGAAGATACAAGGACGTATACAGTCAGAAGGATAACGGCATATTCAGGTGTGAAACGTGGAATCGATATGATGGTCAGTCTTCTGGTGTTGCTATTGTCCGCGCCAGTGATATTGATCATCTATATGATTCTCCGTAAAAAAGAAGGAACCCCCTGTTTACTGCGAGAGGAACGGGTAGGCAAGGATAATCGGATCTTTACGATGTGGTCATTTCGGACAACCACAGTTCCATCGCGAGTTATTCGTGGTTTTCCGCCATACGCGTTTGCGAATTCATGGACAGAGGGGGTGCCGGATTCCTTTATCCGACAAGCAGATACGGGGATTCGGGTTACAAAAATTGGTGCATTTTTATATAAATACAAGCTTGATAAGTTACCGCAATTCATGAACATTTTAAAAGGTGATATGAGTTTGGTTGGTCCGCAGCCGGAAATACCGGAACTCGCCGATTATTATAACGTGGTTCAACAAAAGCGGCTGCAAATACGTCCGGGAATGACCGGATATGCACAAGCAAACGGATTGGTCACCGAAGAAAAGCATGGTCGGAAAATCGCCTATGATCTCTATTATTTGCGTAACTATTCATTCTGGTTTGATATCAAAATCATTTGGTACTCCCTTTTTCGCAGGGCGCTTAATTAA
- a CDS encoding potassium channel family protein — MHIFLWIVLIVLICIIIGSSLISFIRDWPLHNRRFEMKDVRFSSEIFYTLLVIYVLVILGFALIYFILSFEHVTLAEGGELREVGVIGTLIHSIYFSGVTLLTIGYGDIAPVGIGRFIALVEALIGYVLPTAFVLKLVQYSYHSRDH, encoded by the coding sequence ATGCATATATTTTTATGGATTGTGTTGATCGTTCTCATCTGTATCATTATTGGCAGCAGTCTAATTAGTTTTATTCGCGATTGGCCCTTGCATAATCGGCGTTTCGAGATGAAAGATGTTCGTTTTTCCTCAGAAATTTTTTATACCCTATTAGTGATTTATGTCCTGGTCATTCTTGGTTTTGCACTGATTTATTTTATTCTTTCCTTTGAGCATGTGACATTGGCGGAGGGTGGTGAGCTAAGAGAGGTGGGGGTAATCGGCACACTGATTCATTCCATCTATTTTAGCGGTGTGACGTTGTTGACGATTGGCTATGGCGACATCGCGCCGGTTGGAATTGGTCGATTTATTGCCTTGGTGGAAGCACTGATTGGATATGTACTGCCAACCGCGTTTGTCCTGAAGCTGGTGCAATATTCCTATCATAGCCGCGATCATTAG
- a CDS encoding cob(I)yrinic acid a,c-diamide adenosyltransferase: MVRIYTRSGDKGTTSLVYGKRVPKNDLRVEAYGTCDEVNSMIGLALSFLDKEQWDGKDSFLQSMHRVQTILFHVGAELATPNDKEVKWKLKQEYIDELERQIDAWDKHLERLHNFILPSGHCASSALHTARTIARRAERTAVGLESELANPLVVSYLNRLSDYLFVAARYVNQSLGGTETTLKADI, from the coding sequence GTGGTACGAATTTATACGCGATCAGGGGATAAAGGTACAACATCATTAGTATATGGAAAACGGGTGCCAAAAAATGATTTACGGGTGGAGGCTTATGGAACCTGCGATGAAGTAAATTCGATGATCGGACTGGCCTTAAGCTTTTTGGATAAGGAACAATGGGATGGAAAGGATAGCTTTCTGCAAAGTATGCACCGGGTACAGACTATTTTATTTCACGTGGGAGCTGAGCTGGCGACCCCCAATGATAAAGAAGTAAAATGGAAACTAAAACAAGAGTACATTGATGAATTGGAACGGCAAATCGATGCATGGGACAAGCATTTGGAACGATTGCATAACTTTATCCTGCCGTCCGGTCATTGTGCATCAAGTGCGCTACATACTGCACGTACGATAGCGAGACGTGCCGAACGTACTGCCGTCGGATTAGAGTCTGAACTGGCGAACCCGCTTGTTGTCTCCTATTTAAATCGATTATCCGATTATTTATTTGTAGCAGCACGATACGTGAACCAAAGCCTGGGCGGAACGGAAACAACGCTGAAGGCAGATATTTAA
- a CDS encoding ABC transporter permease — translation MTFRQFAFNNVLRNKRLYVAYFLSSMFTVMVFFTFAIFAFHPAFSGGSVNSKAMFGMAVAGGIIYVFSFFFVLYSMSSFLQSRKREFGLLMIQGASSGQIRWMVFLENMLIGFFATVGGIVLGLVFAKVILMLAENVLIISESLDFYFPTLAIIITFISFIILFLFISLFVSFILRTKKLIDLIKGDKQSKGEPKASALLAILAALLLIAGYATALFVKGVMVVMVMVPVIIVVILGTYLLFTQLSVSIIRRLKKNKPIFWRQTNMLLFSDLSFRLKDNARTFFMVAIISTVAFSAIGTLYGFQSYLTNGMKEANSYSITYYPLEDESKTDIKQDVKQINTILQEENIQAATEKVTLNYFDLGDNQNVLIAKASDYNRFARLIDEKELHPKENEAVVMDNSQSLTNTNEGETLMKSPVKLDDGREIQPYRKATSSVLPEFRAYYVVNDHVYDQLGKPVRSGDHFVWQAESGQSDQLINAGKKISEQVGFTAQAFDYIDYQINKAYGPIMFIGLFIGIVFFVSAGSFLYFRLYTDLDEDKQKFGSIAKIGLTQRELKKVVNRQTAILFFAPIVVALVHGAVALTALAHLFEYNLFKEASLVLGGFALIQIVYFLIVRYFYVKQIRSAIY, via the coding sequence ATGACTTTTCGTCAGTTCGCGTTTAATAATGTTTTACGCAACAAACGGCTATATGTCGCCTATTTCCTAAGCAGCATGTTTACGGTGATGGTATTTTTCACGTTTGCCATTTTTGCCTTTCATCCTGCTTTTTCAGGGGGATCGGTGAATTCAAAGGCAATGTTTGGTATGGCAGTTGCCGGTGGGATTATCTACGTTTTTTCTTTCTTTTTTGTATTGTATTCGATGAGTTCATTCTTGCAATCGAGAAAGAGAGAGTTTGGGTTGTTGATGATCCAGGGGGCATCCAGCGGGCAAATTCGTTGGATGGTATTTTTGGAAAATATGCTGATTGGCTTTTTTGCAACTGTTGGCGGGATAGTACTTGGACTAGTATTTGCTAAAGTGATCCTCATGCTTGCGGAAAATGTGCTGATCATTAGCGAGTCGCTGGATTTTTATTTTCCAACACTAGCAATTATCATAACGTTTATTAGCTTCATCATCTTGTTTTTGTTTATATCCTTGTTTGTTTCGTTTATATTAAGAACAAAGAAACTGATTGATTTGATCAAGGGAGATAAACAGTCAAAAGGGGAGCCAAAAGCTTCTGCATTACTGGCCATTCTTGCTGCGCTATTGTTGATAGCCGGGTATGCAACTGCATTATTTGTCAAGGGTGTAATGGTCGTTATGGTGATGGTTCCGGTTATTATTGTGGTGATTCTCGGAACCTATCTGCTCTTCACCCAGTTGAGTGTGTCCATCATTCGCCGCTTGAAAAAGAATAAACCAATTTTTTGGCGGCAAACGAATATGCTGCTTTTCTCTGACCTGTCATTTCGATTGAAGGATAATGCCAGAACATTTTTCATGGTGGCGATTATTTCTACGGTAGCTTTCAGTGCGATTGGAACGCTGTATGGTTTTCAATCGTATCTGACAAATGGAATGAAAGAAGCCAATTCATATTCCATTACGTATTATCCGCTTGAAGATGAGAGTAAAACCGATATCAAACAAGACGTTAAGCAGATTAATACGATTTTACAAGAAGAAAACATTCAGGCAGCAACGGAAAAGGTAACATTAAATTACTTCGATCTTGGAGATAACCAGAATGTCTTAATAGCCAAGGCATCGGATTATAATCGATTTGCCAGGCTCATTGACGAAAAGGAACTGCATCCAAAAGAAAATGAAGCGGTTGTGATGGATAATAGTCAGAGCTTGACGAATACAAATGAGGGTGAAACCTTGATGAAATCCCCGGTTAAACTGGATGATGGCAGGGAGATTCAACCTTATCGAAAAGCAACTTCCAGTGTACTACCTGAATTTAGAGCTTACTATGTTGTCAATGACCATGTATATGATCAACTGGGAAAACCGGTAAGAAGCGGGGATCATTTTGTTTGGCAAGCAGAATCCGGTCAATCCGATCAACTCATTAACGCCGGCAAAAAAATATCTGAACAAGTTGGATTTACAGCACAAGCATTCGATTATATAGATTACCAAATCAATAAAGCCTATGGTCCAATTATGTTTATTGGCTTATTCATCGGGATTGTGTTCTTTGTATCGGCAGGAAGTTTCCTCTATTTCCGATTGTATACCGATTTGGATGAGGATAAGCAGAAATTCGGTTCCATTGCCAAAATCGGGCTGACGCAACGGGAATTGAAAAAAGTCGTGAACAGACAAACAGCGATCCTATTCTTCGCACCAATTGTTGTTGCCTTGGTACATGGAGCGGTCGCACTTACAGCATTGGCGCACCTTTTCGAATATAATTTGTTTAAGGAGGCTTCTCTTGTACTGGGAGGATTTGCCCTTATCCAAATTGTTTATTTCTTGATTGTACGGTATTTCTATGTGAAGCAGATTAGGTCGGCGATTTATTAA
- a CDS encoding glutamate-1-semialdehyde 2,1-aminomutase has product MDLTKSTQLHEEALTHIVGGVNSPSRSYKAVGGGAPVYMEHGKGAYFWDVDGNKYIDYLGAYGPIITGHAHPHIAEAITYAATNGTLYGTPTRLENTFAKMLKEAIPSLDKVRFTNSGTEAVMTTVRVARAYTDRTKVIKFAGCYHGHFDSVLVQAGSGPATLGTPDSAGIPKAVAEDVITVPFNDLDAFQEAMDKWGNDVAAVLVEPIVGNFGIVEPHEGFLQSVNDITHAAGALVIYDEVITAFRFTYGSAQQIYGIEPDMTAMGKIIGGGLPIGAYGGREDIMEQVAPLGPAYQAGTMAGNPASMAAGIACLEVLHEDGVYEKLDRLGARLEAGILEKAAEHGVPISINRLCGAMTVYFGNGEITNYAEAEASDGEAFATFFQLMLNQGINLAPSKYEAWFLTTEHTEADIDTTIEACDHAFQEMSK; this is encoded by the coding sequence ATGGATTTGACAAAATCAACACAATTACACGAAGAGGCACTTACCCATATTGTTGGCGGGGTCAATTCACCTTCTCGTTCCTATAAAGCCGTTGGCGGTGGCGCTCCGGTTTATATGGAGCATGGAAAAGGAGCGTACTTTTGGGATGTAGATGGCAATAAATATATTGATTACCTTGGCGCATACGGTCCGATTATCACCGGGCATGCACACCCACATATCGCGGAGGCAATCACCTACGCCGCAACAAACGGGACACTGTATGGTACACCAACCCGCTTGGAAAACACATTTGCCAAAATGCTCAAAGAAGCGATTCCTTCCCTTGACAAGGTGCGGTTTACCAACTCTGGGACGGAAGCAGTCATGACAACCGTTCGAGTGGCACGCGCATATACTGATCGTACCAAGGTAATTAAATTTGCCGGCTGTTACCACGGACATTTTGACTCCGTATTAGTCCAGGCAGGATCTGGTCCGGCAACACTGGGAACACCTGACTCCGCTGGTATTCCGAAAGCAGTTGCTGAAGATGTTATTACCGTCCCTTTTAACGACCTTGACGCATTTCAAGAAGCCATGGATAAATGGGGAAATGACGTTGCTGCGGTGTTAGTAGAACCAATCGTTGGCAACTTTGGCATTGTCGAACCGCATGAAGGTTTCTTACAATCGGTTAACGACATTACGCATGCTGCTGGTGCATTAGTGATTTATGATGAAGTAATCACGGCTTTTCGGTTTACATACGGCAGCGCTCAACAGATTTATGGCATTGAACCGGACATGACCGCCATGGGTAAAATTATCGGTGGTGGTTTGCCAATCGGTGCGTACGGTGGACGTGAAGACATCATGGAACAGGTTGCGCCGCTTGGACCCGCCTACCAAGCCGGGACCATGGCAGGAAATCCAGCCTCGATGGCCGCCGGAATTGCTTGCCTGGAGGTATTACACGAAGATGGTGTCTATGAAAAACTCGATCGCTTGGGCGCACGTTTGGAAGCTGGCATTCTGGAAAAAGCTGCCGAACACGGTGTGCCAATTTCGATCAACCGCTTATGTGGCGCCATGACCGTATATTTCGGAAACGGGGAAATTACCAACTATGCTGAGGCTGAAGCAAGCGATGGAGAGGCATTCGCGACCTTCTTTCAATTAATGTTAAATCAAGGCATTAATCTGGCCCCATCCAAATATGAAGCCTGGTTCTTAACGACCGAACACACCGAAGCTGATATCGATACAACGATTGAAGCGTGTGATCATGCATTTCAGGAAATGAGTAAATAA
- a CDS encoding nucleotidyltransferase-like protein, with amino-acid sequence MEDLLRPIYQERASDVNTLGVLVIEKLKPNSTITDNFDVILLIIVRQQDPSWHVKHYEFNDQTAAMHVVTNDLLMKWIDTSGYRKAIAWLVHGKVIFDRNEFIANLQEQLREFPREKRDLRKAIEFGKLIKSYSDAKDLYESAQYKDAYSRIVNSLHYLARLAVIEKGYHPEVTVWSQVKSIDPEVYKLYDELIESHEELTKRIELMILAADYVIANRAKTSAAHLLDVLQSKKDPWTYGELVSEPRVSAYSLDLTAMMSYLIEKDIIQTELTETKGAGVYHRKYRVDMD; translated from the coding sequence ATGGAAGATTTACTACGGCCAATTTATCAGGAACGAGCAAGTGATGTTAACACGCTCGGCGTATTAGTGATCGAAAAGCTGAAACCTAATAGCACAATTACCGATAATTTCGATGTCATTTTGTTGATTATTGTGAGGCAGCAAGATCCATCGTGGCATGTTAAGCATTATGAGTTTAATGACCAAACAGCCGCCATGCACGTCGTAACCAACGATCTGTTAATGAAGTGGATTGATACAAGTGGATATCGCAAGGCAATAGCTTGGTTAGTTCATGGAAAAGTTATCTTTGACCGGAATGAATTTATTGCAAATTTGCAAGAGCAGTTAAGAGAATTCCCCCGAGAGAAACGGGATTTACGTAAGGCTATCGAATTTGGCAAACTGATTAAAAGCTATAGTGATGCAAAAGACCTTTATGAATCGGCACAATATAAAGATGCTTACAGCAGAATTGTTAATTCACTGCATTATTTGGCACGTCTTGCAGTTATTGAAAAAGGCTACCATCCCGAGGTAACTGTTTGGAGTCAGGTGAAATCGATCGATCCGGAAGTATATAAGTTATATGATGAGCTAATTGAAAGCCACGAGGAATTAACCAAACGAATAGAGCTGATGATTCTGGCCGCTGACTATGTGATTGCCAATCGTGCAAAGACATCAGCTGCGCATCTATTGGATGTCCTTCAATCAAAGAAGGATCCCTGGACGTACGGCGAACTAGTGTCTGAGCCGCGTGTATCCGCCTATTCACTTGATTTAACAGCGATGATGAGTTACTTGATCGAAAAGGATATTATTCAAACAGAATTAACCGAAACGAAGGGTGCGGGTGTCTACCATCGGAAGTACCGGGTTGATATGGATTGA
- a CDS encoding YgzB family protein, whose product MADQQIVYSSKINKIRTFALSLIFFGIALMYVGILTKKIPWLMAIFFILGMLAVIFSCVVYFWIGMLSTRAVPIICPSCGKPTKMLGRVDACMHCKQPLTLDKELEGKEFDERYNKRRFREEMKAKEKNGE is encoded by the coding sequence ATGGCTGATCAACAAATAGTCTATTCCAGTAAAATCAATAAGATTCGTACTTTTGCCTTGAGCTTAATCTTTTTCGGGATTGCCCTTATGTATGTCGGTATTTTAACCAAAAAGATACCTTGGTTAATGGCGATCTTTTTCATTTTGGGAATGCTTGCGGTTATCTTTAGCTGTGTTGTTTACTTTTGGATCGGCATGTTGTCGACCAGGGCTGTGCCAATTATTTGTCCAAGCTGTGGCAAGCCAACTAAAATGCTGGGACGGGTTGATGCCTGTATGCACTGCAAGCAACCATTAACCCTCGATAAGGAACTCGAAGGCAAGGAATTTGATGAACGTTATAATAAACGGCGTTTCCGGGAAGAAATGAAGGCAAAAGAAAAAAATGGTGAATAA